Sequence from the Nymphaea colorata isolate Beijing-Zhang1983 chromosome 9, ASM883128v2, whole genome shotgun sequence genome:
AGAGGACACCTGACTAGCTTTGGAAAATATAACCTACACATGAGATCAAGGAGTGATCAACAACGATGTTGCACACACTTTCCTATGAATAAAATATCAACCTCTTTGCCAGACTGAAAAGTTCATAGCGATCATGCTTCCTTTCGAAGAGAGACGGgggtgcattttttttgttttctgaccTCGCCAAACCTTAAGAATTAAAATTAGTACACTTTACATAATTTGAAAAACCAAAACGGATTACTGTTTTATGATATAATTTACAAGGCAAGGACCCTTCTGTAAGGAAGCAAACCCTGCTAAAACTTTGTGCGGGTacaagttgagagagagagagagagggaagaacaaaggaaaatgACCTAAAAGGAAAAGTCATCCAAAGCTCATCCCCACATGAACAAATGGGAAACGCCCCTCAAATGAAACTCTGTCAATATTATTACTCAGCGAGtttacatattattttgatgCAATGGAATTCTCAGAATGTATCCAAGACCCTCTGTAATCCAAAATCGATATGCTCCGAGCACATGGCCGTCACCACATGAAAGGAGCAATATGAATAAcctttaaagaaaagaaatgaaaattgcaTTTTAGAAAGAACAAATTTATGTTGTGCTTCAGACCATAACAGAAAGTTATTTCCTTCTCATCCCAATGTTAATTGGCAGGGTGAAAATGGTCGTACAAATCAATGGTCATCATCACCATGGCCATCTGGAGGTCCACCTTCACCAATCACCTCAAGCTGAAACAACCACGCAAAAAAAAGTAAGATGAAGGATGATTTCTCTTGGAAGCATTCTAGTACCATAACACTACACCAATTCAACAGAAATGCATATCCAGTCCATATTTATGCAATATCACCCTAAAATGCTAAAACCTCAAATGAGAGATAGCAGCCCCTTGTTTGACTTGGTTCTACATTAGGTCGGTGAGTCGTAGCACTATACCGGTGTGGATCATAAACAACCTAGATGACCAACTTACAGGTAAAGTCCTGCGATTATGATAACCCTCTAGAGTCAGCTACAGCATGGTACACCAAAGAATGCTATAACCATTTCAACAAGCATGTTTGTTCCTACAACTGCAGGTGTAAACAATACGGTTGCTTTTATGCAGTTCCTGAAAAGATGGAAAGATCGAATAGCCTTCTAGCATCCCCTTAACCACATCCTAATGACCAGTCAAAGTTGAAAATAATAGAATGTAAAGCTTGGAAACAGACTCATGAATGAAAAAACCAAAGCAATATTGATGAAACCAAAGTAgttcaaacaaaaatttaaagttAAATCTCCATGATAACAATTTCTGCAAAATcccaaagaaaatttttatttccaaaagaACCTTTTTTTATCATCAGCTAATGTCTAGCAGCCCACAAAAATCACGAAAAAGATCAAATACTTTCAAGTCCTTCAGTTAGAAGGGCAGAGACTGAAAAGTGAAGATAAAATAAATTGAAACCAGCTTTCACCTCAAAATATTGAGAACAAACAGGACATTCCATTGGCTTGTCCTTCTCAAGCCAAAACCAGACAACGTCATGTTCATCCTCTGCAAAGCACAAGTGGGTggcaattcaaaaaataaatccaagaCAGTTATAATTCAAATTTCCCTGTAGTAGAACTTGAAGCAAGTAACTTTTCAGCATTCACTCTTATGTAACAATACCTTTTTCTCCACCCGGGCATCCGACTAGTCTCTTGCTGTAGTATGATTGCACAATAGCTGGTGCATCCTATGGGACAGAAATAAGAAAGGGCAATAACCATCATAAAAAGAGCATCAAAACTTGCAGCGAAAGGGTGTTGTAAGGAGAAAACTTGTGGCAAGATAAGGAAACTGTACCAAAGTACAATGAGGTGAGCCCACCATGAATACGTCAGGTTAGTTGCCTAATGAGTAATCAATTACTAGATTCATTTCAAGCCAGGCCTAGATATTAAAATTTCGGTCCATGTGTAGGAAGAAGAACAAGGGCCAACGTGACCCGATTATAACGGGTTGGGAGCAGCTTTtgggtatatacatatatatgtatgtatatactatatacatatacatatgtgtgtgtgtgtgtgtgtgtgtgtgtgtgtgtgtgtgtgtctacaTATACGAGTTCAAGCATTCCCATTTTCCATTATAGGACTCGCTTTTCCGCCCATTATTTTCTCTATtactttctcctttttctttcctctcaaAAAACTTCATTCCAACCCTAGAATTAGTGGATCCTAAGGAGGGAAGGAAACATGAAAAGTCAATCCCAAAATGGGATTGGCTTAACTCATTTCTCATATATACTTGAAGCTGCGGTGGCATGGTCAAGCCTGATGCCCATTCCCACAAACAAGGACTCATGGAAACACTACAGTAAAAAGATGAACGGAGAGATTTCCACACACCACTGAGAAACCTACCATAATAAATCACCTAAAACACCAAACACCAGAATTAAAGACCTTAAGTACACTAAAGCTATAGAAACAAAAGTTTGTGGTAATGACGTAAAACACCAACACCAGAATTAAAGACCTTGTCTCCTGCTTTTGTTTTGATCAGGTTTTCATTTCAGAAGTGTATTGTTTCAGCTCCGAAATTATCATCTTGATAGCCATGATGAACCACATGCAACTTCACAATAAACATTCATACCCATACAGATTTATATAACTCTACTTTCCATGCACAGCATTAAATTGGTCGACATGACCAAGACAAAGTCCAAAGAGAGGCTGTTTAGAAACACGTAGTCACTTAACCTATGTAGTCAATGTTATAAGTCGGATTGTAAATCAGTAAATCTTCTAAAAGGGAGAGATAagaccatagccacaaatattgttttcaggTGTTTTTGCTGTGTTACATGTCtagatttctctttctttttttatcaaatggCACATCCACATCCACACTTACGTGCCATTTGTGGGTATGTTTGTATGCCTTAATGGCACAGACTGTAACCTTTTCAAGAATGAGATCCAAATCCGACTTTCAATCAGCCAACAACCAAGGACCCAATGGCTGCTTAACTCACTGTCCATAACCAATTTATATCTTATGCTTTGCTTTATAACATATCTAAATTTTGCTTTGGTTTTGATACTAACAAGTGGCACATCCACACCACCCACACTTAAGTGGCAACTGTGGGTCTTTGTGTTCATGTACTGCTCCAACACCCttcattttttgagaaaagCAACACCAGCACCTGCGTCTGCACCCCTaaccatgtgacatagcatagGATGATTTGGTCTATAATGGACATCACTATCCATCAGAATTGAGTGGCCTAGGAAGGTTTTCCTTGATTTCTTGTGCACATGAAGGCTGCTGGTTTAAAGAACCTTAAGTTTCACTAGGGATAGAAGGAGAAAATCATTTATAGCATAGTCATGACTACATTTCTCAGTATTTACAAATATGAGACCTTAAATAATTTGCTTACAAGAAAttgataaaaattgaaaatagttattaaaatgttcAAAGAAAcgctaaaaaattaaaatatattcaaataatttctgaaaattatgcaatattttcaaaatgtcaccacatttttttccttttcttttcacttgattttatgcattttttcataatattttgaaattgtACCATATTTGCAATTATGATtgttaaaatatgaaaagaatcaATTTTTGGAACTAAGACACCAACCTTGGTTCCAAATGGACCAGTGGGAGCATCCATGTCAAACCTTTTCTTGCCCTGAAAGAATGAAACTGAATTAATCATTCATCTAGTTAACAACATAGCAAGCAGCATTTATCAAGGAAAACTAAATATCAACCTCCAATTCAGCCACTAGCTCCTCTCGCTCATGTCCAGTTGCAATAGGCATTATATCTTTCACTGGCTTCTTTTCTTTGGAAAGAACATTTTCTGCATTAAAATGCAGGAGCAATGTAGGAGAACTTTTGTCAGTTTAGGTTCTTACTTCTTATATTGCTGAATGAAATACTGAAAATGCAGAACCATCTCTGTGTCGATTCAATTTCATTTCAGAAGGAAGCAACATGAGTCCACAGAATTAGGACAACAATATCATGTCTGAGAAAAGTAAAGTGAGAAAGGATGTCAAATGATTCATAATGCAGTGACCAATAGATTCCATAGGGTACCTTGCTCATCATAAGAGGTACTAGAAAATAGAAATAACTCATGATGCCATTACAAGTAAATCATACAGGGGAATTTCTCATGATATATATTAGAATCGTGCATCACTGTCCTTACGCTACAATTCTTAAGGGTTTGCAGGCATCTGCTGCTTGgattaaaatttctaaacttCGACCTCTTATCCTGTAGGAGCACTACACTATTGCAAAAAGCATCGTCCAAGCAGGTATGAAGCTGAAGCTTGAAGCAGGAAAAGCGACATTGGCAAGTGCCAGTCCAAATGtcgaaagaaaagaacaaaaacaagaaaaataagaaccaACACAACTGAGATAGGCTGCATTTGAGTCATCCTTATTTGACCGACCTGCTTATTGAGTACAATAACCACCATCACTAATAAGTATCACACACAAAACAAACTGATCCTGCTAGTCATTTCCTGATTTGGCAAAGAATAGTCTTTAGTTCACTACTTAGTTATATTTGTCTTACACTTCTTCGGTGCAAGGAAAACATCTCAAAGCTTAACAAGATTGTCTGTTAGCTCTATGCAGCATATAAAGAAATTTCAGTTACTGCACATTATTCACCTGAATGGACCCTTAGTAAttagtatatataatatactgCATACTTATTTCAAATTTATTCTCATAAGATAACTTGCCATAACAAGTCTAAAATATAGTTCCTTGCAAAGAAATTTAACACTTTCTGTGATGATAGTTTCAAATAGATAttcatgaacaacaaaaaggagCTACACACGAcagaatataaaatataaatttaatcATAAGCAGATCATTGATGTAAGTGGACAAACAAAATCATGAATATTCAAACTCCACAGTTGAAGCACATTATACCAAATGAGCCAAAAGGGAACTTCCTCACAGCAAGCAAGTCAAACAAATAACAGGCAGTCATAATGATGTTGCAAGCAGATAAAACTATGAAATCTGCTCTATCACCCTTATTACATTAACTTCTTTCTTCATCTATCGGTCATACCCATTCAAGAGTTAGGAACTATAGCAAACAAGCACTAGAGTATCTTCCAATGCCGACGAGTATCTCTTGAAGGCCTACAGATTTGGCACCAAAGAAGGCAGATCGTCGAAGCGGCATGGTATTTCTGAAGCAAGCAAGATGTAAAATTATAGATAGGCTGTTCTCTCCCAGGTCAGAATATCAATAGAAGACCACCACCAGAAGGACTTGCTTTAAATAACATTGAAGGCGTTCAAACAACATCCGACTGAGTCAAATAGGAAAGTCTGAGAACTTTCTGAGTTTACTGACTGTGAATGCGTCTGTCTTTGCAAGTGAGATCCCCTTGGCCTTGCCCTTCCCCTGCTAGCCTACCCCCAGCCCGTCTCCACAATAGATCAATTCCATTTTCATTGATATACATAAAACGATCCTCCT
This genomic interval carries:
- the LOC116261601 gene encoding cytochrome c oxidase subunit 5b-2, mitochondrial-like, which codes for MWRRLSVSLKSIAAATSRRSALLLPSPPPSFLTRRSDGGLLRLVSASSSSFSSLGSVPSPSSGGIPPFLANQTTSAVENVLSKEKKPVKDIMPIATGHEREELVAELEGKKRFDMDAPTGPFGTKDAPAIVQSYYSKRLVGCPGGEKEDEHDVVWFWLEKDKPMECPVCSQYFELEVIGEGGPPDGHGDDDH